Within the Bacillus sp. FSL K6-3431 genome, the region AGCATCTTTTGACTATGCGAAAAACCTTTTATTTTCATAGGACTTTGCACACGACGTGCTGACCTCTGTGTTGCTCACAGGATGTGAGCGATCCTAACAGAGGTTCCTTACCAGCGGTTCCTTTTTGACCGAGGTTCCTTACCTTAATAAAAGAGCCTAATTGCCAACGAAGAAATTCGCCATTTATCATTTGGTGACTTTTGGAAGAACCTCTATAATAACAGCTGTTACAAAAGAAAAGAAGGTCATACAAAAGGCTTTCTTTTCTTTTGTAGTAATGATGAAAGGGTGGATAAGATGAAGATTGCAGTTATCGGAATAGGGAAGTTGGGACAAAGACATTTAAATGTGTGGTCACAACTTAAGGGTGTTGAGATTGTCGGTATCATTGCACGTGATCAATCAAAGTTGCAAGAAGCAGCAGGGCATTATGGAACAACTGCATTTACTAGCTTTCAAGATTTACTTGCAGAAACGGATGTTGATGTTGTTGATATTTGTACGCCAACTGACACACATATTGAGTTTGTAAAACTAGCTGCAGAAGCGAATAAACATATTATTTGTGAAAAACCACTTGCATTAACGAGTGTGGAAGCAGAGGAAATGATACATATTTGCAAGCTGAATAATGTTCAATTACTCGTAGGTCATACCCTTCGCTTTTTCCCTGAATATGAAAATGCTAAGGAACAGATTGAAAAAGGTGCAATTGGACGTCCCGGCGTTATACGTATGTCTAGAGGAGTACCATATCCAACGAAGGAGAGAAGTTGGTATACGGATGAAAATAGAAGTGGCGGACTTTTTCTTGATCTAGGTATTCATGAATTTGAATGGATTCAAGCAACATTTGGTGATGTTCAAAGAGTGATGGCTAAGCATGTGAAGCATACAGAACCAACTGGGAAATCAATCGAGTATGGACTTGTTACGTTAAGAATAGCAGATGGAACGATTGTTCAAGTTGAACTTTCTTGGGCTGAAACAAAATTCCGCTCTTCATTTGAAATTACCGGCAACAAAGGCATGATTACTTATAATCATGATGATAGCAACCCAGTAATACTTGATACTCGTGACGAGGATTCAGCGGAAACTTTGCCAAAAAGCATGCTAAGAAGAGATCCATACGTACGTCAATTGGAACACTTTTTACAATGTCTTGCTGGGAAAGCAGAACCAATCGTTACTGCTACAGATGCATTAAAAGCGATTAGGATCGCTGAAGCTGCTAGAAATTCTGCTGCAGAAGGACAACCTGTAACTTTGTCTGAAGGAGGGCAAGTAAAATGAAAATAGGAATGATAAGTTTTGCTCATATGCATGCGCACAGCTATGCAGGAGGACTTTATAATCGGACCGATGTCGAATTATCCTATATTTGGGATGATAATGCAGCAAGAGGCCAAGAAATGGCGGAAAGATACAATTGTGCATTTATAGCAGATTTAGATGAGCTTTTACAAACGGATATCGAAGCGGTAGTCATTTGCTCGGAAAATGTGAATCACAAAGAGCATGTCATAAAAGCTGCTAAGGCAAAAAAACATATTTTATGTGAAAAGCCGCTAGCAACTGAAATCAAAGATGCAGAAGCAATGATTCAAACATGTGAAGAAGAGGGAGTAATTTTACAAGTTGCATATCCAGTAAGGTTTGCACCAGTGATGGAAAAAGTGAAAGCAACGATCCAAAGTGGTGCAATTGGAGAAGTACTAGCTATTAATGCTACCAATCATGGACTAATGCCAGGTGGTTGGTTTATCGAGAAAGAACTCTCCGGCGGTGGCTCAGCAACAGATCATATTGTCCATATTATGGATGTAATTCGCTGGATCTTCAAAGATGAAGTGAAAAGTGTGTATGCGGAACTTGATACAAGATTTTATGATATAGATGTAGAAGATTGCGGCATGGTGACGCTTGAATTGGAATCTGGGATGATCGTTTCAATTGATCCAAGCTGGTCAAGACCGAAAACATTCCCAACTTGGGGAGATGTTGTTATGCACTTTGTCGGGACGAAAGGTAATTTAACTGTGGATGCATTCAAACAACATTCACTGTTTTATAATGACAGCGAGGAAAAAATTCAGGAACTCCCGTGGTCGGAAGATATGGATGAAGGTTTAATCAATGATTTCATTAATTGTGTCAAAGTAAATGGTACTCCATCGATCACTGGTACAGATGGGCTTCGTACATTGGAAGTAGTCAAGGCCGCTTATCAATCGAATGAATTGAAAAAAGCTGTCATTCTTGAGCGTGTGTGAAGAAATGACATTTCTATTCGCAAAAATGACAAACTATAGCAATAAATCGTAAGTATGTGATGAACAAACCCTACTATCTAACATTCACTTTTTTGAGGAGGCATAACTAATGGAAAACCGTAAGAATCTTCGGATCATGACATATAATTTAAGGAATAATAGTGATGTACCCCCTAACTCCTGGGCGGAGCGCAAAGAATTAATTCTTGAATTGCTTCAGCGCGAATCCCCGGATATTATCGGTACCCAAGAATGCATGTATGCACAAGTACAGGATATGAATACGATGCTTCCCGAGTATGACACAATTGGTTTAGGCAGAGAAGGCGGAAGTAATGGTGAATTTATGGCGATTTATTTCAAAAAAAGCCGCTTAGAGGTTTTGGAATATAATCATTTCTGGTTATCTGATACGCCTGATACTATTGCTTCTTGCACATGGGGAAATGATGTTACACGGATGGTAACTTGGATTCGCTTTTTAGATCTTGAAACAGGTCAACAATTTTATCATTTGAATACTCATTTAGATCATATTTCTGTAAATGCTAGGGTGAAAGGCGCGGAACTAATCATCAAAAAAGTCACCTCATTTGATCCAGAGCTTCCAATTATTATTACTGGTGACTTTAATACAGAATCGAGCTCCGAGCCTCATCAAGTATTTTTAGAAAAAGGTAAGTTCATAGATACTTGGGATGCTGCAATAGAAAGAATCAACAAAGATTTAGGAACCTTCAATGATTTTAAAAATCCAACAGGTGGAAAAGATCGAATTGATTGGATTTTATGTCGGGGAAATGTGAAGACAGGATTCATTAAAATTATTAATGATCAACCAAAAGGGCGTTTCCCAAGCGATCATTTTCCGGTTATGGTTGATTTGGAAATTTGTTAGGAATATATTGCTAGTTAAGAATAACCTAATAGTAGACTCGTTTGGGCAAGCTGAACATCAGGAACTAAGTGAAGTTCTTAAACCTTAAAGAATAATAACTTGCATACGAATAATCGTTCTGGGCGCATGGATTGTTCATGCGCCTCTTGTTTTACTTGTATTGGATCAATAGATTTCTGAATATTATGCTAAGGGTGTTGTAAAGAGAAAAAGCTATAATATGGGGGATAAATATGTCTAAGAAATACAATAGTAAAAGTGTATTTGTCACGTTATTATCATCTTTTATTATCATTTTATTATTCCCAATTACAATTGAAACCTTGCTTTATAAAAGGATGGAGTCAATTATCAAAGATAATGCTGACCGCTCAAATGTAGCTATGCTTAAGCAAGCAAGCAATATGTTGGACAATGAGCTTCAACAAATAACTCATTTATCTGAACAAATATCATTTAATCCAAAACTTCGTTTTATTTTGAGCCAAATTAATTCAAGCGATGATAAAAATATAATTAGTTATTACAATTTTATGAAAGATATTAAAAACTATAATATCTCAAACACCTTTATTCATGACTATTATGTTTATTTACCAACAAAAGATATAATAATCACGCCCTCGGCAAAAACGGATTCCAAAACCTTTTACCAATATTTTTACGGCTATCAAGATATGAATTATGATGCATGGAAAAGGAGTATATTTTCAACGAATCAAGTTCAAAAATATATTCCTTCAACTACAGTCTTTGAGGGGCTATCGTTAAGTCCTGAACCAATTATTACCTACTTGCAACCTCTCCCATATGGAGAGATCAAGAATCCAAGAGGTTATCTAGTCATTTTAGTAAATGAACAAATCATTAGAAATATCTTGAAAAATCTTGAATGGGCAAACCAAGGAGATATGTATATTCTGGACAATCAGAACAATGAAATTATGACAACAGGAGATAATGAACACTCCTTCAAAGAGCTTGGTTTAAATCTGAATGATGGGAATGGTATATTACAACGCAAAGTTGATAATGAAGATATGATTGTGTCCTATGTTGTGTCACAGAAAACTGGTTGGAAATACATTTCTGTTGTTCCAAAATCTCTCCTTATGGAAAAAGTAAATACTGTCAAAGTATGGGCTATTTCCTTATTAATATTTTGTTTGGGAGGCGGTTTCATTGTTTCATATTATCTTGCTTATCGCCATTATATTCCGGTCAAGGATCTTGTTAGTTCCATTGTAAAAAAGAGACGCGGGGACAAAGATTTACACTTAAATGAATATCATATCATTAAAGAATCGCTTAACGACACTTGGGATGCCGAAAGAGAGTTGAGGGCTGCCCTTATAGAACAAACACCACAAATTAAAGCTAATTTTTTAACACGCTTAATAAATGGTTTTGTCGACCAATCAACCATTACACCGGAATCATTAGAATTTATGGATCTCGAGTTTAGTAGTAGAAGATTTACTGTTTTTGTGATTGATGTGGAAGATTGTGGGCGCTTTGCACAACAAAATTCTGAAAAGCAGTGGGCTATTATCAGATTTATGATAAGTAATATAAGTGAGGAACTTGTAAAAGAGAGCCATAACGGATTTATTGTTGAGCTAGACCAGAAACGGTTAGGCGTTATCTTGAATGTAAATGATGATCAAAATCCACAGTTTGCTATCGACAAAATGGTATTAAATCTGAAAGGAATAATTGAAGAGCGGTTTGAGATTATTATCTCGATCGGGATTGGTAATGTTTATGAAGGTATGGAGAATATCGTTAAAACGTATAGAGAAGCCGTCCAGGCTCTAAAATATCGGATGATTAAAGGGAACAGTAGAATTATCTATTTCCATGAAACGAATGAAGCGGAGGATGATTATTATTATCCGGCAGAAATTGAAGGGCAGCTGATCAATTTCATTAAAATTGCAGATATCAAAAATGTCGAAAATATTCTTGATAACGTATTTAAAGTGAACTTTGAATCACGCAATATTTCACTTCAAATTGGAAAATGCCTATTTTTTAATATTATGAACACGCAACTGAAAATTTTGAATGACATAAAAGTCAATTATGATAGTATTTTTCCACTAGAACAGGACCCTGTGAAACAATTATTGGAATGTCAAACAGTAGAAGAAATGCACTTTAAAATGAAAGATATTTATAGAAAGCTTTGCAATTACATTAAAGACAATCGGTCAAATCAAAGCGATCGTTTATTGAATAATATCATTCAGTATATCGAGAGCCATTATGCTGATAATACGTTAAGTTTGACGTTGATAGCAGCGGAAATGAATATAACGCCACAATATTTGTCAGCCTTTTTTAAAAAGCATAAAGGGGAAAATATTACGGAATGCATCGCAAAGGTACGATTAGCCTATGCAAAAAGTCTGCTAGCAGATGAAAAACTAACGATTTCGCAAATTGCCAAACAAATTGGCTATTCCAATGATATTGGATTGATACGATTATTTAAAAAATATGAAGGGATAACTCCTGGCAATTATCGTTCGAGATTTAATGATAAAGATACAGTATCTAACCGATGATTGGTGTGAAAGTAAGATTTTTTAGAAAAAGTTTAATAAAAGAAAGTCTATATTAAAATTTGATAGTCACCTATTTTATAATTGTATAGCGAATCTTAAGGATGGGTTATTTACAGGGTTGAGCGCATATGTGAGTATGGTGATGTGATCTAAAAGGTTAAAATTGGAAGGGGAGGGACAGAAAAACACCTTGATCTTTTGGGATGAAACCATCTGATATCCATGTAGGGAGGCTAGATTATTCAGAAATATGTATTAAAAAAGATAGTAAAATGGTAGCGTTTACAAAGTAGGAGGAAATCACAGATATCCATGTTGATTTCCAGCAATTATTCATAGTAAGGTGATCGGTAAAGTTGATTACCATGAAAACGAAGGAAGAATAATCTTGATAACTAATGCTAATAGCACAAATAAATCTGGGATGAATAGGGATCTATTGTAAGGATTGAGAAATGAACAGTTTCCTTTTTTGAAAGCGCTTTAAAAATAGATAAAAAGCGAAAAAGGATAATAACTGAAATGGGTGGATGCCATTTTCCAATCGAATAATGATGTACGGATTCTTTTAGTTGAAGGAAGAAGCGAGTATGTTGCCCTCACTGATAATGGCATATATCTACTGATAATGAATTTGGAGGAATTTATTTGAAAAGGAAATGGGTTACAGCTATGTTGGCTGGAAGTCTTATTGTACATCTATCAATCCCATCTACTCTGAGCATTCATCCATATGCAGCTACAACAGATGCGGGTGATTTAACAGGACAGGAACAATTGCGAAAGGATCTTGATGTGTTTTATAAAGACCTAAAGGGGTTCCCTACTTATTCGAGTTCACACGCAGGTGGCATAAGTGCTATCGGAAATAACGCATTTCCTATTGCGATTAACCCCGATACTATTCCTTTTGTTGGAGCTTCGAGGTATGGAGAAGGAAGAGTATTTGCGGCGGGGTTAAGTGAGTACTTTGATTTTTCCAAGGAGGATGCGGATAAAACAGCAGTTTTAAATAATATCCTTAAGTGGGTTACAAGTAAGGATAAACAGCTTCCTGACCATTTAACGTACGAAGATGCATTAAAGGGAAATGGGGAAATCATGATGGTTACGAATCGCGAAATTCCCGTCAGCTCTGACTTGCCAATTCAACTTGAACACGTAGATAACTTCCTGGCAATCAAACTTGATCCATTAAAACATCAAGTTATTTATGTGAACAATTTCCACCAGCCACTTTCGGATGAAGAGGTTACAGTATTACTTGAATATGTGGAACAAGGAGGAGCAGTTATCTTTGGTGAAAAGGGATGGGTAATGGAAGGACACCCAAAAGAATGGATGGCTAATACAAACAATAAGCCAAAGATTTCTGATTATGGTATTCAGAAATTTCTTAATGAAGTTGGTCTGTCTCTAAGTAACGTTATTGCAACTACGAAGACAGCTACACTACCATTACTTCCTATAGAAAAAATACAAAACTATTATGTGCCGACCCTTATTGACAAGGCAAAAGCAATTGAAAACGGAACGTTGGATCCTGATACTCTAATTATCGGTCCAGAAGGTGCTGATTCTACGAAAAAGAAGGAAGTCATTGCACAGGTCGTCAGTGGAACAGTCAGTAGTTTAGTAGAGGAACATCCTCTATTACAACAGATGAAGTTGGATTTGAAACAGCTTGAAGTAACTTGGCCGTTTATAAAAAGTGATTATCCATATTCCAGTGCCCTGTTAGCTTACCAGGCTAATGAAGCCTCACTGGGTGTAGATGGCGAAAAGTCACCTTATGCCGACCATTTTCCTGGTCCGGTTCCTGAGGACGCAACGATAATCCAAAACAAGGAAATAGAAGTTGATTTTGATTATCAGGATAATAGCTATCTTCGTATGGCGTATCCGCCCGGGACTTGGATTAGTACTGGCCTTTATGCACCAGCAGGTCAATCAATCGAGATTGATGTGCCTGAAGGAGTTGAGGACTTATATGTACAGATAGGTTCACATACGGATGTGTTAACTGGTAAACCCACATGGAGTCGGATGCCTTTTGTCGCATTAGAAGAAAAGCTCGAATCTGGAACTAACCAAATTAAAAGCCCTTATGGGGGAATCGTGTATCTTATACCGAAAGTAGAAAAACCAAGTACAAAAGCTTCAATAAATATTAGTGGAGCAGTTTCTTCTCCTTCATTTATAAGAGATCAAACAACAAATGAAGAATGGCACAGTTCTGTTAAGAATAACCCTGCCCCTTGGGGAGAACTAATAGGAAAGCATGTTATTTTTACACTGCCAAAGGAATCCTTATTGGCCATTAAGAACCCAGAAGCAATCATTGAGCATTGGGATAAAGTTGCTGAGAGCTACGATACATTTGTTGGGATTGATCCAAATTCTCCTCTTCCACATAAAGGTTTGGATAGGCAGCACCGTTATGTGGCTGATGTCCAAATTAGCGCAGGCTATATGCATGCCGGCTACCCTATGATGATACCAGTTGATCCGGCTGCTTCCCATGTGGTAGACCCAGAACTGGCTTTAGTTAGAGGATGGGGATTCTGGCATGAAATGGGCCATGAATATCAACAAAACGCTTGGAAGTGGGGAGATATTACAGAGGTT harbors:
- a CDS encoding helix-turn-helix domain-containing protein; translation: MSKKYNSKSVFVTLLSSFIIILLFPITIETLLYKRMESIIKDNADRSNVAMLKQASNMLDNELQQITHLSEQISFNPKLRFILSQINSSDDKNIISYYNFMKDIKNYNISNTFIHDYYVYLPTKDIIITPSAKTDSKTFYQYFYGYQDMNYDAWKRSIFSTNQVQKYIPSTTVFEGLSLSPEPIITYLQPLPYGEIKNPRGYLVILVNEQIIRNILKNLEWANQGDMYILDNQNNEIMTTGDNEHSFKELGLNLNDGNGILQRKVDNEDMIVSYVVSQKTGWKYISVVPKSLLMEKVNTVKVWAISLLIFCLGGGFIVSYYLAYRHYIPVKDLVSSIVKKRRGDKDLHLNEYHIIKESLNDTWDAERELRAALIEQTPQIKANFLTRLINGFVDQSTITPESLEFMDLEFSSRRFTVFVIDVEDCGRFAQQNSEKQWAIIRFMISNISEELVKESHNGFIVELDQKRLGVILNVNDDQNPQFAIDKMVLNLKGIIEERFEIIISIGIGNVYEGMENIVKTYREAVQALKYRMIKGNSRIIYFHETNEAEDDYYYPAEIEGQLINFIKIADIKNVENILDNVFKVNFESRNISLQIGKCLFFNIMNTQLKILNDIKVNYDSIFPLEQDPVKQLLECQTVEEMHFKMKDIYRKLCNYIKDNRSNQSDRLLNNIIQYIESHYADNTLSLTLIAAEMNITPQYLSAFFKKHKGENITECIAKVRLAYAKSLLADEKLTISQIAKQIGYSNDIGLIRLFKKYEGITPGNYRSRFNDKDTVSNR
- a CDS encoding M60 family metallopeptidase, with the protein product MKRKWVTAMLAGSLIVHLSIPSTLSIHPYAATTDAGDLTGQEQLRKDLDVFYKDLKGFPTYSSSHAGGISAIGNNAFPIAINPDTIPFVGASRYGEGRVFAAGLSEYFDFSKEDADKTAVLNNILKWVTSKDKQLPDHLTYEDALKGNGEIMMVTNREIPVSSDLPIQLEHVDNFLAIKLDPLKHQVIYVNNFHQPLSDEEVTVLLEYVEQGGAVIFGEKGWVMEGHPKEWMANTNNKPKISDYGIQKFLNEVGLSLSNVIATTKTATLPLLPIEKIQNYYVPTLIDKAKAIENGTLDPDTLIIGPEGADSTKKKEVIAQVVSGTVSSLVEEHPLLQQMKLDLKQLEVTWPFIKSDYPYSSALLAYQANEASLGVDGEKSPYADHFPGPVPEDATIIQNKEIEVDFDYQDNSYLRMAYPPGTWISTGLYAPAGQSIEIDVPEGVEDLYVQIGSHTDVLTGKPTWSRMPFVALEEKLESGTNQIKSPYGGIVYLIPKVEKPSTKASINISGAVSSPSFIRDQTTNEEWHSSVKNNPAPWGELIGKHVIFTLPKESLLAIKNPEAIIEHWDKVAESYDTFVGIDPNSPLPHKGLDRQHRYVADVQISAGYMHAGYPMMIPVDPAASHVVDPELALVRGWGFWHEMGHEYQQNAWKWGDITEVSVNIYTLYIQEKFTDVQRLLQKSSDGKSHYDRALEFVSNPAPSKKFTDIEGMDQLVFFKQLQLAYGWDFYTDLHIAYREMDSKEIPTTDQQKKDMLLYMTSKTSGYDLVSFYQKWGWSITDEAIQKVKDLNLPVPTVPVETLHEIPVETVDDLIKVVEQFEKGGEFENKGTPRSLKIHLTAVGRYEKQEASEKVLKHMESFKLMLDHQKENELISEKAYKRLKADADSLISKWQ
- a CDS encoding Gfo/Idh/MocA family protein, translated to MKIAVIGIGKLGQRHLNVWSQLKGVEIVGIIARDQSKLQEAAGHYGTTAFTSFQDLLAETDVDVVDICTPTDTHIEFVKLAAEANKHIICEKPLALTSVEAEEMIHICKLNNVQLLVGHTLRFFPEYENAKEQIEKGAIGRPGVIRMSRGVPYPTKERSWYTDENRSGGLFLDLGIHEFEWIQATFGDVQRVMAKHVKHTEPTGKSIEYGLVTLRIADGTIVQVELSWAETKFRSSFEITGNKGMITYNHDDSNPVILDTRDEDSAETLPKSMLRRDPYVRQLEHFLQCLAGKAEPIVTATDALKAIRIAEAARNSAAEGQPVTLSEGGQVK
- a CDS encoding Gfo/Idh/MocA family protein; amino-acid sequence: MKIGMISFAHMHAHSYAGGLYNRTDVELSYIWDDNAARGQEMAERYNCAFIADLDELLQTDIEAVVICSENVNHKEHVIKAAKAKKHILCEKPLATEIKDAEAMIQTCEEEGVILQVAYPVRFAPVMEKVKATIQSGAIGEVLAINATNHGLMPGGWFIEKELSGGGSATDHIVHIMDVIRWIFKDEVKSVYAELDTRFYDIDVEDCGMVTLELESGMIVSIDPSWSRPKTFPTWGDVVMHFVGTKGNLTVDAFKQHSLFYNDSEEKIQELPWSEDMDEGLINDFINCVKVNGTPSITGTDGLRTLEVVKAAYQSNELKKAVILERV
- a CDS encoding endonuclease/exonuclease/phosphatase family protein yields the protein MENRKNLRIMTYNLRNNSDVPPNSWAERKELILELLQRESPDIIGTQECMYAQVQDMNTMLPEYDTIGLGREGGSNGEFMAIYFKKSRLEVLEYNHFWLSDTPDTIASCTWGNDVTRMVTWIRFLDLETGQQFYHLNTHLDHISVNARVKGAELIIKKVTSFDPELPIIITGDFNTESSSEPHQVFLEKGKFIDTWDAAIERINKDLGTFNDFKNPTGGKDRIDWILCRGNVKTGFIKIINDQPKGRFPSDHFPVMVDLEIC